A window of Staphylococcus sp. 17KM0847 contains these coding sequences:
- a CDS encoding lipid II:glycine glycyltransferase FemX encodes MKLMNITNQEHDAFVKSHPNGDLLQLTQWGETKKLTGWYTKRIAVGENGNIHGVAQLLFKKIARTPFTLCYASRGFVVDYADQRAVKTLLVEAIKIAKQEKAYTIKIDPDVEVEEGMTVVQDLQSLGFRHKGFKEGLAKDYIQPRMTMVTPIDKSDEELIQSFKTNNRNKVRSALKKGTIVERAGREQLDIFTALMKETGERDGFLTRDISYFETIYDALHKDGDAELFLVKLEPTKVLEVLYTEKADLKAEEEALLNKDQKLKKVRNKLKDIHTQLPVKQKAIAEMEKLKQEHPEGLYLSGALLMFCGSKAYYLYGASSNQYRKFLPNHHMQFVMMQYAREKGAKTYDFGGTDNNPDKSSSHYGLWEFKRMWGTYLSEKIGEFDYVLNPILYKAIEQFKPQLTELKIKVVRKLKEHKKK; translated from the coding sequence ATGAAATTGATGAACATTACAAACCAAGAGCATGATGCATTTGTAAAGTCACATCCTAACGGTGATTTGTTGCAATTAACACAATGGGGAGAAACGAAAAAGTTAACAGGTTGGTATACGAAACGTATTGCTGTTGGAGAAAACGGTAATATCCATGGCGTTGCACAGTTGCTATTTAAAAAAATTGCACGTACACCTTTTACGTTATGTTATGCTTCACGTGGATTCGTAGTAGATTATGCAGATCAACGTGCAGTTAAGACTTTACTTGTAGAAGCGATTAAAATAGCTAAACAAGAAAAGGCCTATACTATAAAAATTGATCCAGATGTTGAAGTGGAAGAAGGAATGACAGTTGTACAGGACTTGCAATCATTAGGATTTCGTCATAAAGGCTTTAAAGAAGGATTAGCGAAAGATTATATTCAGCCTCGTATGACAATGGTTACACCCATCGATAAGTCTGATGAGGAATTGATTCAAAGCTTTAAAACAAATAATAGAAATAAAGTGCGTTCAGCTTTGAAAAAAGGCACAATAGTTGAGCGTGCAGGTCGTGAACAGTTAGACATTTTCACGGCACTTATGAAAGAAACTGGAGAGCGTGATGGCTTTTTAACAAGAGATATATCTTATTTTGAAACAATATATGATGCACTACATAAAGATGGGGATGCAGAACTTTTTCTCGTTAAGTTAGAGCCGACCAAGGTTTTAGAAGTTTTGTACACTGAAAAAGCAGATTTAAAAGCTGAAGAAGAAGCTTTATTAAATAAAGATCAAAAACTAAAAAAAGTACGTAACAAGCTAAAAGATATACACACACAATTACCTGTGAAACAAAAAGCAATTGCAGAAATGGAAAAGCTTAAACAAGAACATCCTGAGGGTCTATACTTATCAGGTGCGTTACTCATGTTCTGTGGTTCGAAAGCATATTATCTTTACGGTGCTTCATCTAATCAATATCGAAAATTTTTACCTAACCATCATATGCAGTTTGTGATGATGCAATATGCACGTGAAAAAGGCGCAAAAACGTATGACTTTGGAGGAACAGATAATAATCCTGATAAAAGTTCAAGTCACTATGGCTTGTGGGAGTTTAAGCGTATGTGGGGGACATATTTGAGCGAAAAAATTGGAGAATTTGATTATGTCCTTAACCCCATATTGTACAAGGCGATTGAGCAATTTAAACCACAGTTAACAGAGCTGAAAATAAAAGTTGTACGTAAACTGAAAGAACATAAGAAGAAATAA
- a CDS encoding SE1832 family protein produces the protein MDLAQQLQELKMDYVRLQGDLEKRESTSQQVDPLIKQLEAIEQQIAEIRKKL, from the coding sequence ATGGACTTGGCACAACAATTACAAGAACTTAAAATGGATTACGTTCGTCTACAAGGGGATTTAGAAAAACGAGAATCTACTTCTCAACAAGTTGATCCACTTATCAAACAACTTGAAGCAATCGAACAACAAATTGCTGAAATACGAAAAAAACTTTAA
- the mspA gene encoding membrane stabilizing protein MspA, whose product MSIYLILLPLMYLIVAYISIFKMDILLPKILRILMSVLLIIVVATSLLYYPAMTWWLFAVLLMLIGNVEITAFKHYKQDQKGVRILNMMTILILIIYIIVTIILI is encoded by the coding sequence ATGTCAATTTATCTCATTTTGTTACCACTGATGTATCTCATCGTGGCTTATATTAGTATTTTTAAAATGGATATTTTGTTGCCTAAAATTTTACGCATACTCATGTCAGTCTTGCTTATTATTGTTGTAGCAACTTCTCTACTCTACTATCCAGCAATGACATGGTGGCTTTTTGCAGTATTACTTATGCTCATTGGCAATGTAGAAATCACTGCATTTAAACACTATAAACAAGATCAAAAAGGTGTACGCATTCTAAATATGATGACCATTCTGATTCTCATCATTTATATTATAGTCACTATCATTTTAATATAA
- a CDS encoding efflux RND transporter permease subunit, protein MVKKLIDFSLSNKFAVMLMVILIILGGAYASFKMKLELLPDTEPPMLTITTTMPGATPETVMEEVSDPIDDAIRGMSDVSSVKTESLANASLITVNFNEHTDMDDAEQRIDKALKKIEFDESVESPEIQRNSLYAFPVVAYSILHDKNDIKASTKAVKENLIPKLQEINGVQRATVNGQTSRQVTIEFDEQKLGKAGLTQQQVSDYIEAATKEVPLGLFQFGDTEKSIVIDGQFTSVDTLKAMDIPLAIAQQQEDTSQSSSAENTPSASEGAGQSVKLQDIAKVSLTDERDSISRTNGKDAVDIQVIKAQDANTVAVAKEVDDTIQSFVKTHKDLKSVQIMDTAKPIKDSLNTMIEKALLGSIVAIIVIMLFLRNFRMTTISVVSIPLSLLIAMIALKLTDVSLNILTLGALTVAIGRVIDDSIVVIENIYRRLTRTDEQHTGDGLIVSATKEVFIPIMSSTIVTIVVFAPLAFVTGMVGEMFRPFAYAVAFSLLASLLVSITVVPVLGSVFFKKGLRRKPQESVGVVGRYYKRILSWSLDHKWLVMILSTVLLLASIGIGIMKVGTSFISTGEDKFMALTYSPKPGETEQGVLSHAEQVEKYLSANQYVNNVQYSVGGASPVDPTGSTNSMALMVEYDTQTPHFDEEPQRVLDHIASYKHPGEWKHLDMSTGAASNALTVQVTGPSPEKIEKTVKTVEQKMKGIKGLTNVKSDLAETYEQYEVKVDTEKAGEQGITAGQLAMMLNANIPDTTVSKVKGQSQTYDVVVKQKKETEWTQQKLEQTPIPSPTGSSVTLSDIATLEKTSTPNKLVKEGGDYTSTVTGSISGDDVGAISQEVMKVLNQLDKPSDIQTSLGGTNEDIETAFTQLMFAMLAAILIVYLVLVLTFKGGLAPFTILFSLPYTVIGVVFALILTGETLSVPSMIGMLMLIGIVVTNAIVLIDRVINNEQAGMSMKAALLEAGGTRIRPILMTAIATIGALIPLLFGQDSSVLISKGLAATVIGGLLSSTLLTLIVVPVIYEVLFTIKKRLTKKSENIDVH, encoded by the coding sequence GTGGTTAAAAAATTAATTGATTTTTCACTTTCGAATAAGTTTGCTGTAATGTTAATGGTGATACTTATTATTTTAGGCGGTGCATATGCAAGCTTTAAGATGAAGTTAGAATTATTGCCAGACACAGAGCCACCTATGCTGACAATCACAACGACTATGCCGGGTGCAACGCCAGAAACAGTAATGGAAGAGGTCAGTGATCCGATAGATGATGCTATTCGAGGAATGTCCGATGTTTCGAGTGTAAAAACAGAATCACTTGCCAATGCATCACTCATTACTGTTAACTTTAATGAGCATACAGATATGGATGATGCAGAGCAACGAATTGATAAAGCATTGAAAAAAATTGAATTTGATGAAAGTGTTGAATCACCGGAAATACAGCGCAATTCATTGTATGCTTTTCCTGTTGTAGCCTATTCTATTTTGCATGATAAAAATGACATTAAGGCAAGTACAAAGGCTGTTAAAGAGAATTTAATTCCAAAGCTACAAGAAATAAACGGTGTACAACGTGCGACAGTCAATGGACAAACGAGTCGCCAAGTCACTATTGAATTTGATGAACAAAAATTAGGAAAAGCTGGTCTTACACAGCAGCAAGTTTCAGATTATATTGAAGCTGCAACTAAAGAAGTCCCGCTTGGTTTATTCCAGTTTGGTGATACAGAAAAATCAATAGTAATAGATGGTCAATTCACATCTGTTGATACATTAAAAGCGATGGACATACCATTAGCTATTGCGCAACAGCAAGAAGATACATCACAAAGTTCATCAGCTGAAAATACACCGTCAGCAAGTGAAGGGGCTGGACAGTCGGTAAAATTACAAGATATTGCCAAAGTTTCTTTGACAGATGAACGAGACTCTATTTCAAGAACTAACGGAAAAGATGCTGTTGATATACAAGTTATTAAAGCGCAAGATGCGAATACTGTTGCTGTTGCTAAAGAAGTAGACGATACGATTCAATCATTTGTTAAAACACATAAAGATTTGAAGTCTGTTCAAATTATGGATACTGCTAAGCCGATTAAAGATTCATTAAATACGATGATTGAAAAAGCACTACTGGGTTCTATTGTTGCAATTATTGTAATTATGCTATTTTTACGTAATTTCCGTATGACTACTATTTCAGTTGTATCTATTCCACTGTCGTTATTAATTGCGATGATTGCATTGAAGTTAACAGATGTATCATTAAATATTTTGACATTAGGTGCCTTGACCGTAGCAATTGGGCGTGTGATCGACGACTCTATTGTGGTGATTGAAAATATTTATCGCAGGCTAACGCGTACAGATGAACAACACACAGGTGATGGACTAATTGTGAGTGCAACTAAAGAAGTATTTATACCGATTATGTCTTCTACTATCGTAACCATTGTAGTATTTGCACCATTAGCTTTTGTAACGGGGATGGTGGGTGAGATGTTCCGACCATTTGCATATGCTGTTGCATTTAGTTTATTAGCTTCTTTATTAGTTTCGATTACGGTTGTTCCTGTCCTCGGTTCAGTATTTTTCAAAAAAGGACTTCGACGCAAACCACAAGAAAGTGTAGGTGTGGTTGGACGTTACTACAAACGTATTTTAAGTTGGAGTTTGGATCATAAATGGCTTGTCATGATTTTAAGTACAGTCCTATTATTAGCCAGTATTGGTATCGGTATTATGAAAGTAGGGACAAGTTTTATTTCGACAGGTGAAGATAAATTTATGGCGCTGACTTATTCACCAAAACCAGGAGAAACAGAACAGGGTGTATTGAGTCATGCGGAACAAGTTGAAAAATATTTGAGTGCTAATCAATATGTCAATAATGTACAGTATTCTGTTGGTGGTGCATCACCGGTTGATCCAACAGGTAGTACAAACAGCATGGCATTAATGGTGGAGTATGATACGCAAACGCCACATTTCGATGAGGAACCTCAACGTGTGCTAGATCATATTGCTTCGTATAAACATCCAGGTGAATGGAAACATTTAGATATGAGTACAGGTGCAGCATCTAATGCATTAACGGTACAAGTTACGGGCCCATCCCCTGAAAAAATTGAAAAAACGGTTAAAACAGTTGAACAAAAAATGAAAGGTATTAAAGGCTTAACAAACGTCAAGTCAGACTTAGCTGAGACGTATGAACAATACGAGGTGAAAGTGGACACTGAAAAAGCTGGGGAACAAGGTATTACAGCAGGACAACTTGCGATGATGTTGAATGCCAACATTCCAGATACAACAGTTTCCAAAGTGAAAGGGCAATCACAGACATATGATGTTGTTGTAAAGCAAAAAAAAGAAACGGAATGGACACAACAAAAACTTGAACAAACGCCGATCCCTTCACCAACAGGATCATCTGTAACATTAAGTGATATTGCTACTTTAGAGAAAACCTCAACTCCTAATAAACTTGTAAAAGAGGGTGGCGATTATACAAGTACGGTAACAGGTAGTATTTCAGGTGATGACGTAGGCGCAATATCACAAGAAGTGATGAAAGTATTAAATCAATTAGATAAGCCAAGCGATATTCAAACATCGTTAGGTGGAACAAATGAAGATATTGAAACAGCCTTTACACAATTGATGTTTGCGATGTTAGCAGCCATCTTAATCGTATATCTTGTATTAGTACTGACCTTCAAGGGAGGTCTTGCACCATTTACAATTTTATTCTCATTACCATATACCGTCATTGGTGTAGTCTTCGCATTGATATTAACTGGAGAAACACTTTCTGTACCGAGTATGATTGGTATGCTGATGCTGATCGGTATTGTAGTAACGAATGCTATTGTTCTTATTGATAGAGTCATTAACAATGAGCAAGCAGGTATGTCTATGAAAGCAGCATTGTTGGAAGCAGGAGGTACACGAATTCGCCCGATTTTAATGACTGCAATTGCGACAATTGGAGCGTTGATACCACTATTATTTGGTCAAGATAGTTCGGTGCTGATTTCTAAGGGACTTGCAGCAACTGTAATTGGTGGTTTGCTCTCTTCTACATTATTAACATTGATTGTTGTTCCAGTGATTTATGAGGTATTATTTACTATAAAAAAGAGATTGACAAAAAAGTCTGAAAATATTGACGTACATTAA
- a CDS encoding aminotransferase class I/II-fold pyridoxal phosphate-dependent enzyme yields MAYTTILNQIPDSYFGKTMGRKVVHGPLPLINLAVGIPDADTPQLILNALSEAIQKPENQKYLAFQGKGAFKKAITDFYKRQFDVDLDPDKEVCLFYGTKNGLVALPTCVIEPGDEVLLPDPGYTDYEAGVHLAHGIPKPLKLSPEYHYLPQWENVNTEKTRLIYLTYPNNPTGSVATPAFFQQTIDHFRHTDTRIVHDFAYQAFGFDAPNPSILQAEGAKEIAVEVFSFSKGYNMSGYRVGFAVGNSEIIANLQKWHTHTQAGMYGALQDACTVALNECDDILLQQNEIFKRRRDMIEAVLTAHDIPHEPIKGGIFLWLACPPNMSSDAFIAYLLKAQSILAAPGHPFGEEGEGYVRISFAINEKQLQEALERLIALKPLYCEDK; encoded by the coding sequence ATGGCTTACACAACAATTCTAAATCAAATACCGGATAGTTATTTTGGTAAAACAATGGGGCGAAAGGTAGTGCATGGACCTTTACCACTAATCAATCTTGCAGTAGGGATTCCAGATGCAGATACGCCACAACTTATTTTAAATGCTTTGTCAGAGGCTATTCAAAAGCCAGAAAACCAAAAATATTTAGCTTTTCAAGGCAAAGGTGCGTTTAAAAAAGCAATCACCGATTTTTATAAGCGTCAATTTGATGTAGATTTAGATCCAGACAAAGAAGTATGTTTATTTTATGGTACGAAGAATGGATTAGTTGCCTTGCCTACGTGTGTAATTGAGCCAGGGGATGAAGTATTATTGCCTGATCCAGGATATACAGATTATGAAGCAGGAGTACATTTAGCACATGGCATCCCTAAACCATTGAAACTTTCACCGGAGTATCATTACTTGCCACAATGGGAAAACGTGAACACAGAAAAGACTAGACTTATTTATTTAACATATCCTAATAATCCAACGGGTTCAGTGGCCACACCAGCATTTTTTCAACAAACGATTGATCATTTTCGTCATACAGATACGAGAATTGTACATGATTTTGCCTATCAGGCCTTTGGGTTTGATGCCCCTAACCCTAGTATTTTACAAGCAGAGGGAGCAAAAGAGATTGCTGTTGAAGTTTTTTCTTTTTCTAAAGGATATAATATGTCAGGGTACCGCGTTGGGTTTGCAGTTGGAAACTCAGAAATCATTGCAAACTTACAAAAGTGGCATACACATACACAGGCAGGTATGTACGGAGCTTTACAAGACGCATGTACAGTAGCATTAAATGAATGTGATGACATATTACTCCAACAAAATGAGATATTCAAACGACGTCGTGATATGATAGAAGCAGTATTAACAGCACATGACATTCCGCATGAGCCAATCAAAGGAGGCATATTTTTGTGGTTAGCTTGTCCACCCAATATGTCGAGTGACGCATTTATTGCATACTTGTTAAAAGCGCAATCTATCCTAGCAGCACCGGGACATCCTTTTGGTGAAGAAGGAGAAGGTTATGTACGTATTTCTTTTGCAATTAATGAGAAACAGTTACAAGAAGCACTCGAACGCCTCATAGCATTAAAGCCGTTATACTGTGAAGATAAATAG
- a CDS encoding AEC family transporter: MTMNFMIILLLIAVGYMLKRLNFITGADSKVISTIVLNVTLPAVVIVNLNDVSLTPSLSILPVMMVLYGILTKVLIVLMFLKYTNEVRGTVAMMIASMNIGIFAYPLVQQIWPDKGLIYFGMADIGGAIVMFGLTYFVATYFKNMGGGLNPKLILSNMIKSVPLMTYIVMLILNVLSIRLSDNMIRFFDVLGQANLPLSMILLGVLMDFKLDRRYLPLTLKYLGLHYGFGFFFGTLVYLFLPVTDPMIKTTLQLIWVLPVGVAALSYAVQFRYRTLPVIAMSSNVTIVISIIILYVYQYFFVVS; this comes from the coding sequence ATGACGATGAACTTTATGATTATTTTACTTTTGATTGCAGTGGGTTATATGTTAAAGCGTCTTAACTTTATAACAGGTGCAGATAGTAAAGTGATTTCAACAATTGTTTTAAATGTAACATTGCCTGCTGTTGTTATTGTTAATCTCAATGACGTTTCATTAACCCCTTCTTTATCGATACTACCCGTAATGATGGTTTTATACGGTATTTTAACTAAAGTGTTGATTGTATTAATGTTTTTAAAGTACACCAATGAAGTCAGGGGTACTGTTGCAATGATGATTGCGAGTATGAATATCGGTATTTTTGCTTATCCACTCGTTCAACAAATTTGGCCAGATAAAGGCTTGATTTATTTTGGTATGGCAGACATTGGTGGGGCGATTGTCATGTTTGGTTTGACATATTTTGTGGCAACATATTTCAAAAACATGGGTGGTGGATTAAATCCTAAATTAATTTTGAGCAATATGATTAAATCAGTCCCACTCATGACTTATATCGTTATGCTTATATTGAATGTGTTAAGTATTCGTTTATCGGACAATATGATTCGATTTTTTGATGTTCTTGGTCAAGCTAATTTGCCATTGTCTATGATTTTATTAGGTGTACTTATGGATTTTAAATTGGATCGTCGTTATTTGCCTTTAACTTTGAAATATTTAGGCTTGCATTATGGGTTTGGTTTTTTCTTTGGGACACTTGTTTATTTGTTTTTACCTGTGACAGATCCAATGATTAAAACGACGCTTCAACTGATATGGGTACTACCTGTTGGTGTTGCTGCACTTTCATATGCTGTACAATTTCGTTATCGAACATTACCTGTTATTGCAATGTCTAGTAATGTAACAATCGTGATTAGCATTATTATTCTGTATGTTTATCAATACTTTTTCGTAGTATCTTAG